The following nucleotide sequence is from Methanolinea sp..
TGGACCCGACCGGGTCATTCAGGAACTTCACCGGCTTGAGAGTGGAGATGACGGCAAGGCGATGGTGGTCGATGATCTCGAGGATCTCGGCCTGCTCGACTCCGTCGACTGCCTGGGACAACTCGTTGTGGTCCAGGAGGATGACTTTCCTCCGGATGTCGGGGACAAGGGTGGTCCTGGTGACGATGCCCCTCAGGGTGCCGTCCGGCTCCACCACGCAGGCGGCCCTGAACCTGGAACCAAAGACCGTCCTCTTCGCATGCTCGAGGGTGTCTGCAAGGGAGAGCCTGGGGATATCCGTCTCCATGACCATGCCCGCAGGAAGCAGGAGATCGAGCCTGTTCCCGATGGCGAAGACCTCAAGATCGGTCTCGAGGAGGGAGACCCCCTGTTCCCTGGCTTTCTCCATCACCCGTTCACCGGCCCGGGCACCGCCGGCAACGATGAGCCCCTTCACCCCGCCTGACAGGAGGGCCAGCTGCACCGCCTCATTGTCACCGACGATGGCAATGTCATGGTGCCCGGGCCTCTTCCCGGAGATATCCGGGGCATCTATGGCGACAAAGACCCGGCCCCCGATGGCATCGCCCCCTTCCACGAGGAGCCGTGCAGAGAGGGCGTTTGCAAGGGCCCCGGGAGTGCGGTCCGTGATGGTCCGGTCCCCGGTCTGCGTCCGGCAGACATAGTACCGGGTGAGCCCGTGCTCGCTGACCATGCCGACAAGCCTCCCGCGTCCATCGGTGACCGGGACATTCCGGATATCATGGGTATCCATGAGCGCCGCGATATCCGCGACCGGTACGTCGACAGCCACGCTGATCCGGCTGATGGAAAGGTCGGCGACCCGGGGCACGACGTCCTCGACAAGGAGGGGCGGCTC
It contains:
- a CDS encoding putative manganese-dependent inorganic diphosphatase, with the protein product MEKVLVLGHRQPDTDSIGSVIGYGALLNHASPGRYVPARCGELSQETTWALETFGVEPPLLVEDVVPRVADLSISRISVAVDVPVADIAALMDTHDIRNVPVTDGRGRLVGMVSEHGLTRYYVCRTQTGDRTITDRTPGALANALSARLLVEGGDAIGGRVFVAIDAPDISGKRPGHHDIAIVGDNEAVQLALLSGGVKGLIVAGGARAGERVMEKAREQGVSLLETDLEVFAIGNRLDLLLPAGMVMETDIPRLSLADTLEHAKRTVFGSRFRAACVVEPDGTLRGIVTRTTLVPDIRRKVILLDHNELSQAVDGVEQAEILEIIDHHRLAVISTLKPVKFLNDPVGSTSTIIAEKFIQAGLEPEPPVAGMLLSGILSDTLNLKASTTTGHDRDAVTFLASIAGIDPFRYGIQLLEQGMNLPGVAMGELLTRDTKQYEIFGKKVIIAQVMVPSPDFVREHEGEIHGDLNRLRVQRGVDLYLGMFTNAMDDASYLFAAGDTALLSRLELGVQPVHLPGMLSRKKDLVPWFGERLRGG